The Shewanella mesophila genome contains the following window.
CTCAAGGACGTGTCGCACAACTTGGCGCAGCCCCTAAACTTATCACCACCAAAGAGTACGATTACCTACTCAACTATGGTTACCACTTAGACGCCGGGAAATTTAGCCAGTTTCTCTCCCAACATTGCACCGAAAAATTGGGGGTGAAACAAATTATCGATGATGTGACCCAGCTCAATAGCCACCACAATGGTGATATTAAATCCGTCACTACCCAAACTCATGGTGATATTGAAGGCGACCTGTTTATCGATTGCAGTGGTTTGAATGCATTATTGATTGGTAAGCATTACCAGATCCCATTTATAGAGCAAAAACAGGTGCTGTTTAATGATTCTGCCTTAGCGGTGCAAGTACCTTATGCAGAAGATGATGCGGCCATCGCATCGTTTACTCACTCGACAGCACAAGGCGCTGGCTGGATTTGGGATATCGGCCTGCCCTCGCGCCGCGGCATTGGTTACACCTATTCCAGCTCTCATACCTCTAATGACGAGGCGGAGCGTGTATTAAGGGCATATATAGCCCCCGCGATTGGTACGGCTAAAGCCGAGCAGGCTTCATTACGAAAACTATCGATTCGCCCCGGTTATCGTGAAAAGTTTTGGCACCGAAATTGTGTGGCCATCGGCATGGCTGCAGGCTTTATTGAGCCACTAGAAGCATCGGCACTGGCCATGGTAGAGCTGTCCGCTAAAATGATCAGCGAACAGTTACCTGCAAACCGACGAGTGATGGATATCACGGCCAAACGCTTTAACCAACGTTTTAACCACCGCTGGCAACGTATTATCGACTTTTTAAAACTGCACTACATCTTAACCGAGCGCAGTGACAGCGACTATTGGATAGATAATTGCGAACGCAACACCATCCCAGAGTCTCTGCAAGAGCTAATGACCCTATGGCAACACCAACTGCCCGATAACTATGACTGCCTCCATACCGAAGCGCTATTTCCGGCGGCCAGCTTTCAATACATACTTTATGGGATGGACTTTAATACCCAAGTGCCCAATTGGCACCGCCAATCACAAACTAGGTTAGCTGAGCAGTTTTTTAATCAAAATGCGACGAAAACCAAACAACTCATTAGCCTGTTGCCAAGCAACAGAAACTTACTGAGCAAGATGGCCGAATATGGCCTCTCTAAAATATAATATTCCATAACCCACTGGTTTAAAAAATATAACGAACAAGAACTGGAGTTAACATGGCAAATACCGTCTTATTAAATAGCGTCGATCACAAAGACCTTAAAGTGATAACTGAACGCAGTGAGACTTATGGCGACAATGTCTGGTATGCACTCACCTTCCCAACCGAGTACCGCAGTGTCCAGGCGTACTACCCCATTTTTTATCAAAAAGACCCCAACACCGGTGAGTTCTACGCAGTGGCACTGTTTGGCTTTAAAGATAAAGAAAACCTATTTATTGACCAAGGACAGTGGACAGTTTCTTATATCCCACTCACAGTGCAGCGCCAACCATTCCTTATTGGAGTAAGGAAGAGCATGGAGAATGGCGTCGAGACGCAGCAAAGAATGTTGCATATTGATATGGATAACCCACGAGTTAACACCGAAAAAGGCGAGTCTTTGTTCCTCGAGTATGGCGGAAACTCCCCCTTCCTCGACAGTGCCGCAGATATGCTTGAAGCCATTCACCACGGCTTAGAAGACAGTAAAATGTTTACTGAGCTACTGATTGAACATCAACTCCTAGAGTCTTTTACCTTAGATGTGGAGCTCGACTCAGGCGCCAAACATCAGATGATCGGCTTTTACACCATCAATGAAGACACCTTAGCCGCCTTAAGCAGTGAGGTGTTAGCCCAACTGCACCATCATGGTTATCTGCAGGCGATTTATATGATGATCGCATCGCAAAATAATATCCGCGATCTACTTAATCGCAAAAATGCCATGCCAATTGCGCAGCAAAATTAGTCGGGCCGCGTTGAGGTAGCAAGATGTTAGCGATTAAACAGCAGGTTCAATGCATTACTACACTGACTCCAGGCGTATTACCCGCCAAGGTAGTTGCTGACAACCAGCCTGTAATTCTTAAAGGTTTTTGTGACCATTGGCCCATTGTCACAGCGGGAAAGCAATCGCTAACCCAAGCCTGTGACTACCTATGTAGCTTATACAGTGGCCGACCAGTAACAGGCTATATGGCGCCAAGCGAGGCCAACGGCCGGGTGTTTTACAACGCCGAGCAAAATGGCTTTAACTACAGCGCAGCTCGCATCGACCTGCCCCAAGTATTGGCGCGAATTTTGTCCCATCAAGACGATGACTGCCCACCAACCCTTTACGTGGGCTCAACCGATGTGACTCAGTTTTTCCCTGGCTTTAGTGAGCACAATACCATCAACGTTGCTGATCAATCGCCGCTGACCAATATCTGGCTTGGCAATCGCAGTAGAATCGCCGCGCATTACGACTTTCCTCATAATGTCGCTTGCTCCGCAGTGGGACGTCGCCGCTTTACCCTTTTCCCTCCGTCACAGGTCGCCAACCTTTATCCTGGACCGATGGAGTTTTCACCAGGTGGTCAAACTATCAGCATGGTGGATTTCGATGCGCCTGACTTTACCCAGTTTCCCAAATTTTCTCAAGCTATTGAGTGTGCGCAAGTTGCGCTACTCGAAGCGGGCGATGCCCTATTTCTCCCCAGTATGTGGTGGCATCATGTAGAGGGACTCGATCCGCTCAACGTATTAGTCACCCACTGGTGGCGTGACTCGCCCAGTTTTATGGGGCGTCCAGACAGCGCGCTACTGCATGCCATGTTAAGCCTCAGGAGCTTGCCAGAAGCACAACGCCAGGCCTGGAAGCACATTTTCAATCATTACATTTTTGACCATCAAGTCGGCGACAGCGACCATATTTTGCCAGAGGCTCAAGGCATGTTGACCACACCACAAAGTGAACACCATGCTCGTCAACTCAGGGCCGAGTTACTTAATCGATTAAAGCGGTAGTTGATAGCGCTGCTACCAACATCCAAATAAGAACAAAGAGGTATTACGGTGAACAATAACAAGCAGATAAAAAAAGTGGTTATCGCTGGCGGTGGCACTGCAGGATGGATGGCTGCGGCCGCATTATCAAAGCTATTAGGTAAAAACCTACAGATCACCTTAGTGGAATCTAACGCGATTCCAACCGTCGGCGTAGGCGAAGCAACCATTCCGACACTGCATATTTTTCACCGTTTACTAGGGATCAAAGAACAGGAGTTTATGGCGGCCACTAACGCCACCTTTAAACTCGGGATCTCGTTTGAAAACTGGAAAGATGGTAATGATGATTACATCCATTCGTTTGGATTTCTCGGTAAAGATTGCTGGGCTACGGGTTTCCCAAGCTTTTGGGTAAAGGGGCGCCAACAGGGGATTGCAAGCGACATTGGCGATTACTGCACCGAGCATGTAGCGGCCAGACGCGGGCGCTTTGCTGTGCTCCCCGATCGCGACTTAAATCATGCCTATCATCTTGATGCAGGCCTTTATGCTAAGTTTTTACAAAACATCGCTTTTAACCATGGATGTACCCGCGTTGAAGGCAAAATAGATACCGTGCAACTTGATGATGCGTCTGGGTATATTCAGTCGTTGCAGCTAGACAACGGAAAAACCGTTGAGGGGGATCTATTCTTAGATTGCACAGGCTTTAGCGGACTACTTATCGATAAGGCATTGCACACAGGTTTTGAAGATTGGGGCCACTGGCTACCCTGCGACAGAGCCATAGCAGTGCAAACCAGCTGCACAGACAAACAAGTGCCTTATACCCGTTCTATCGCACGTGATGCGGGTTGGCAGTGGCGCATTCCACTGCAAAACCGCACTGGCAATGGTCTCGTTTATTGCAGTCACTACATGAGCGAGGAGCAAGCAAAAGCCTTTTTACTTGCCAATGTTGAAGGTGACTTACTCACAGAGCCACGAGTTATTCGTTATCAAACTGGGACTCGCAAACAACATTGGAATAAAAACTGTGTGGCCATAGGACTGGCAAGTGGTTTTATCGAACCCTTAGAATCGACAGGTATTCACCTATTCCAGCGCGGCATTATCCGCTTGATGCAGATGTTCCCGCTCAGTGGCATCAACCAATCTGATGTGAATGAGTTTAACGCGCAGACCAAATTTGAGTGCGATAATATCCGTGATTTTATTATCTTGCATTACCACCTTACCGAACGCACCGATACGCCGTTTTGGCGTTACTGCAAAAATATGCAGATCCCCGAAACATTGCGCCATCGCATGCAACATTTTAAAGATGCTGCGCGAATGTTCAAAAAAGATGGCGAACTGTTTGGCGAAAGTTCTTGGGTGCAGGTGATGTTAGGCCAAGGGCTCATGCCGGAGCAGTATCATCCAATTGTCGATACCATGTCAGATGCTGAGCTAAAAAGCTTTCTCGACACACTTAAGGGAAATGTGGCGAAGCAGGTGGATAACTTCCCCGATCACTATGACTTTATCCAAAACTATTGCAAATCGACGTCGATGTAGCCCAACTCAGACAAGGGGTTGTATTGTCCCTTGTCCAGAAAGAAGAACAGAACCTATGGCCCAAGAAGATCAACTCATTAATCCAAGCATTCACCTAACGGTTAAAAAGGTTGGTCGAGAGCAAACCCCGATAATCATTGTTGATAATTTCTCGAATGATACCGAGCAGCTAATCAATTATGCCAAGTATCGTTGCGATTTTACTACGGATGACTCTTCATATTACCCTGGTGTTCGTTCAGCTCTGCCTAAAACCTATGTGAATGCTGTGCTCAATATGCTGTACCAGACTATTTATGATGTTTATCAAATCCCACCGGAGTTTCTCCTCAGGCCACGCAATTACTGTTTTTCATTGATCAGTCATCAACCAGAACAGTTAATGATGCTCCAGCGGATGCCTCATTTTGATACGCTAAGCCCCAACTATTTTGCCATTCTTCACTACCTTGGCCCACACAGCCACGGAGATACGGGTCTTTTTCGCCATCGCCCCACAAACTGGGAACGCATAGATCAAGCACGAAGTGAACACTATTTTAGCGCGGCCAATGCGCATATAAAGCAGCATGGTGAGCCACAAGCGGGGTATTTCGTCGCCAGTGATCACCATTTCGAACTCTTTGATCGTATCGAATATCGACCCAATCGGCTTGTTGTCTATCCTGGCAATCTCCTTCACTCGGTTTTAATTGAGCCCAATAAAGATATTGATAGCGATCCAACGACAGGAAGGCTTACTGCCAATATTTTTGTAGAGTTCACCAATCCATAACCCCCAGACATTGAGTCACTTTTACTAATACGGAATATCACAATGAAGAGATTGACGTTAACCTCATTGACGGTCTGCAGCTTACTCTCCAGCTGCAGCATGCCTCAGACAGTACAGCACAGCGATATGGGTATCGCGATGCTATCAACTCACGATGTTATCAACAACACGACCACCAAAAAGGCGCGACTAGATAGTGTCGAACAACGTATTCAAGCACTACTGCCACAATTGACCTTAGACGAAAAAATATCACTGGTTCATGCCAATGGTAAGTTTACGATTGCAGCGGTTGAGCGGCTGGGTATTCACGAAATGTGGCTCTCTGATGGCCCGCATGGAGTACGCCACGAAATTGAACGTGACAGCTGGAACTCCGCCAATTGGAGTAGCGACTATGCAACGTATCTGCCGGTATTAACCGCCGTTGCCGCCAGTTGGAATCCAGAGATGGCCACCCTACATGGCGATGTACTCGGTAGCGAAGCCCGCCACCGTAGTAAAGACTTAATTCTTGGCCCTGGGGTCAACTTAGCCCGCCTCCCCCTTTATGGTCGTAACTTCGAATATTTGGGCGAAGATCCTTATCTAGCAGCGACCTTAGTGGTACCACAAATTAAAGCGATTCAACAAAATGATGTCGCAGCAACCGTTAAGCACTATGCCCTTAATACCCAAGAGCTTAATCGCATCGGTGTCAATGCCACCCCTAGCGAACGCACTTTACGCGAAGTCTATCTGCCCGCATTTGAAGCAGCGGTTAAACAAGCCAATATTTACGCAGTGATGGGGTCTTACAATGAGTTTAGAGGCACTAACGCTAACCAGAGCAAACATTTAGTTAACGATATTCTCAAAGGCGAATGGGGCTATCAAGGCTTACTCGTGACCGACTGGAATGTCGACATCAATACTTATGACGCGGCGATGAATGGCTTAGATATCGAGATGGGGACCGATGTCGACAGCTACGATAAATATTTCATGGCCGAGCCACTCAAAGCGATGATCCAAGCAGGTACAGTACCAGAATCGGTGCTCGACGATAAGGTTGCCCGTATTTTGCGGGTCCAGCTCAGTATCGGCATGATGGATAAAAACCGTCTCGCAGGCGAGCGTAATACTCAAGCGCACCGGGATGCGGCTCGAAAAATCGCCCAAGAGGGTATCGTATTACTTAAAAATAGTCGCCAAGTACTGCCCCTCGACCAAAACAAAATAAGCAACATTCTTGTACTCGGACCTAATGCCGACACAAAACATGGACTCGGTGGCGGTTCGTCTGAAGTAAAATCCCTTTATGAGATAACGCCGCTAGCAGGCCTCAAGGCAAAACTTGGCAGTGATGTTAACATCACCGTAATGCGTGCTAAAAGTAGCAAGCTAGCACCTATCAGCAATGACTATGTCGCTACACGTCACTGGACAGGCACCCCTTCTTGGAACATCCTCTACTATC
Protein-coding sequences here:
- a CDS encoding cupin-like domain-containing protein, which translates into the protein MLAIKQQVQCITTLTPGVLPAKVVADNQPVILKGFCDHWPIVTAGKQSLTQACDYLCSLYSGRPVTGYMAPSEANGRVFYNAEQNGFNYSAARIDLPQVLARILSHQDDDCPPTLYVGSTDVTQFFPGFSEHNTINVADQSPLTNIWLGNRSRIAAHYDFPHNVACSAVGRRRFTLFPPSQVANLYPGPMEFSPGGQTISMVDFDAPDFTQFPKFSQAIECAQVALLEAGDALFLPSMWWHHVEGLDPLNVLVTHWWRDSPSFMGRPDSALLHAMLSLRSLPEAQRQAWKHIFNHYIFDHQVGDSDHILPEAQGMLTTPQSEHHARQLRAELLNRLKR
- a CDS encoding beta-glucosidase encodes the protein MKRLTLTSLTVCSLLSSCSMPQTVQHSDMGIAMLSTHDVINNTTTKKARLDSVEQRIQALLPQLTLDEKISLVHANGKFTIAAVERLGIHEMWLSDGPHGVRHEIERDSWNSANWSSDYATYLPVLTAVAASWNPEMATLHGDVLGSEARHRSKDLILGPGVNLARLPLYGRNFEYLGEDPYLAATLVVPQIKAIQQNDVAATVKHYALNTQELNRIGVNATPSERTLREVYLPAFEAAVKQANIYAVMGSYNEFRGTNANQSKHLVNDILKGEWGYQGLLVTDWNVDINTYDAAMNGLDIEMGTDVDSYDKYFMAEPLKAMIQAGTVPESVLDDKVARILRVQLSIGMMDKNRLAGERNTQAHRDAARKIAQEGIVLLKNSRQVLPLDQNKISNILVLGPNADTKHGLGGGSSEVKSLYEITPLAGLKAKLGSDVNITVMRAKSSKLAPISNDYVATRHWTGTPSWNILYYQDKARTQLVKESWVADSKFAVSPMQTVDVASQHITMKADLKPLMSGKHTFKLEGKGETLIKLNGETIIKTSSNQSNTATFSANLIADQVYQVFIEYDGQQGFVLGWDTPNKLFNSEAEYLDAAKHADAVIYFGGLSHSDDRESIDRSDLSLPNQQDEIIEKLLQANPNTIVSLTAGSAVEMPWEAQASTIVWNSYSGMEGGHAIADMLFGDVNPSGKMPFTLPKKLADTAPIALDDYNAINAKYSEGVFIGYRWFEQQHIAPLFSFGHGLSYSQFGYSDLNISSQSADDDALFSVSFNLSNTSQVAGAEVAQLYLHDLKASVSRPLKELKGFSKVFLQPNETQRVTLKLSKRDLSFWDETSNDWLAQPGEFSLMIGSAVDDIRLKKTFILR
- a CDS encoding SapC family protein, coding for MANTVLLNSVDHKDLKVITERSETYGDNVWYALTFPTEYRSVQAYYPIFYQKDPNTGEFYAVALFGFKDKENLFIDQGQWTVSYIPLTVQRQPFLIGVRKSMENGVETQQRMLHIDMDNPRVNTEKGESLFLEYGGNSPFLDSAADMLEAIHHGLEDSKMFTELLIEHQLLESFTLDVELDSGAKHQMIGFYTINEDTLAALSSEVLAQLHHHGYLQAIYMMIASQNNIRDLLNRKNAMPIAQQN
- a CDS encoding tryptophan halogenase family protein, with protein sequence MNNNKQIKKVVIAGGGTAGWMAAAALSKLLGKNLQITLVESNAIPTVGVGEATIPTLHIFHRLLGIKEQEFMAATNATFKLGISFENWKDGNDDYIHSFGFLGKDCWATGFPSFWVKGRQQGIASDIGDYCTEHVAARRGRFAVLPDRDLNHAYHLDAGLYAKFLQNIAFNHGCTRVEGKIDTVQLDDASGYIQSLQLDNGKTVEGDLFLDCTGFSGLLIDKALHTGFEDWGHWLPCDRAIAVQTSCTDKQVPYTRSIARDAGWQWRIPLQNRTGNGLVYCSHYMSEEQAKAFLLANVEGDLLTEPRVIRYQTGTRKQHWNKNCVAIGLASGFIEPLESTGIHLFQRGIIRLMQMFPLSGINQSDVNEFNAQTKFECDNIRDFIILHYHLTERTDTPFWRYCKNMQIPETLRHRMQHFKDAARMFKKDGELFGESSWVQVMLGQGLMPEQYHPIVDTMSDAELKSFLDTLKGNVAKQVDNFPDHYDFIQNYCKSTSM
- a CDS encoding tryptophan halogenase family protein; its protein translation is MHDSLKRIVIIGGGSAGWITAGVIAAQHKTNGADGINITLIESATIAPIGVGEGTWPSMRATLQRIGISETEFMLSCDASFKQGSQFHGWRNGRDSYCHPFTLPTGMQQINLAGHWQPYRKKVSFADAVSPQGRVAQLGAAPKLITTKEYDYLLNYGYHLDAGKFSQFLSQHCTEKLGVKQIIDDVTQLNSHHNGDIKSVTTQTHGDIEGDLFIDCSGLNALLIGKHYQIPFIEQKQVLFNDSALAVQVPYAEDDAAIASFTHSTAQGAGWIWDIGLPSRRGIGYTYSSSHTSNDEAERVLRAYIAPAIGTAKAEQASLRKLSIRPGYREKFWHRNCVAIGMAAGFIEPLEASALAMVELSAKMISEQLPANRRVMDITAKRFNQRFNHRWQRIIDFLKLHYILTERSDSDYWIDNCERNTIPESLQELMTLWQHQLPDNYDCLHTEALFPAASFQYILYGMDFNTQVPNWHRQSQTRLAEQFFNQNATKTKQLISLLPSNRNLLSKMAEYGLSKI
- a CDS encoding DUF6445 family protein, producing MAQEDQLINPSIHLTVKKVGREQTPIIIVDNFSNDTEQLINYAKYRCDFTTDDSSYYPGVRSALPKTYVNAVLNMLYQTIYDVYQIPPEFLLRPRNYCFSLISHQPEQLMMLQRMPHFDTLSPNYFAILHYLGPHSHGDTGLFRHRPTNWERIDQARSEHYFSAANAHIKQHGEPQAGYFVASDHHFELFDRIEYRPNRLVVYPGNLLHSVLIEPNKDIDSDPTTGRLTANIFVEFTNP